One region of Phragmites australis chromosome 18, lpPhrAust1.1, whole genome shotgun sequence genomic DNA includes:
- the LOC133898326 gene encoding uncharacterized protein LOC133898326 isoform X2, whose amino-acid sequence MAAAEARAAWQRAANRCLVQEDRKRAPKLACCPSSSSEQHGTNNGNCRNSEYRPISNFMPLSWNPMNSNLPPDIRWWLQLQPNFGVQKDLASGHLCCLGRDIDEKEVEDSAAKPKHEELLLCEAVDTSAEKSGDVFEPSWVVSTAFMKYSSETGSEQLKTVGDYSQVSKCRGTVSNCLYEDKEFPDFKSFDPPPLKNPQNSNFDMDAPWKEGEKTRPWWQIADENELASLVAERATQRIENCDLPRPAHAVPVHWTESRTQENIGDYGGPSSPNVSWEQHDSDSQDFCSSSNTGSESKQTFQNASERGQILEALRHSQTRAREAEMAAKKANYDKDDVVNLLLRQASHLFAFNQWLKILQLENIGLQLKHKEHQIATMIPELPWLTLKEKPTLGQEQKDGIRRKGRRQKKAGSFFDAILFAVGLGFAGAGFLLGWTLGWLLPKL is encoded by the exons ATGGCTGCTGCTGAAGCAAGGGCTGCTTGGCAACGCGCTGCAAACCGTTGCCTGGTTCAGGAGGATAGAAAGAGAGCCCCAAAACTAGCCTGCTGTCCATCGTCATCATCTGAACAACATGGTACAAACAATGGAAATTGTAGAAATTCTGAATATCGTCCCATCTCCAATTTCATGCCTTTGAGCTGGAATCCCATGAATTCTAATCTGCCACCAGATATCAGATGGTGGCTTCAGTTACAACCGAATTTTGGGGTCCAGAAGGATCTTGCTAGTGGGCATCTATGTTGTTTGGGTAGGGACATAGATGAGAAGGAAGTGGAGGATTCAGCAGCAAAGCCTAAACACGAGGAACTGTTACTTTGTGAAGCAGTTGACACCAGTGCTGAGAAGAGTGGTGATGTTTTTGAGCCTTCGTGGGTGGTTTCGACAGCTTTCATGAAATATTCTTCTGAAACAGGTTCAGAACAGCTGAAGACCGTTGGTGACTATTCTCAAGTGTCCAAGTGCAGAGGAACTGTCAGCAATTGTTTGTATGAGGACAAAGAATTTCCGGATTTCAAAAGTTTTGACCCACCACCTTTGAAGAACCCACAGAATTCTAATTTTGATATGGATGCACCTTGGAAAGAAGGTGAAAAGACTCGACCATGGTGGCAGATTGCTGATGAAAATGAGCTAGCTTCACTGGTTGCAGAAAGAGCAACACAGCGCATTGAGAACTGTGATCTGCCAAGACCTGCCCATGCAGTACCTGTTCACTGGACAGAATCACGTACTCAAGAAAATATAGGTGATTATGGGGGACCATCATCTCCTAATGTTTCTTGGGAACAACATGATAG TGATTCACAAGATTTTTGTAGCAGTAGCAATACTGGATCGGAAAGCAAACAAACATTCCAGAATGCATCGGAGCGGGGTCAGATTTTGGAGGCACTTCGTCATTCGCAAACCCGTGCCAGGGAAGCTGAGATGGCTGCCAAGAAAGCGAACTATGATAAAGACGATGTCGTCAATCTATTGCTCCGGCAGGCCTCACATCTCTTCGCGTTCAATCAGTGGCTGAAAATATTGCAACTAGAGAATATTGGCCTTCAGCTCAAGCACAAAGAGCATCAGATAGCAACCATGATACCTGAACTTCCATGGCTAACTCTAAAGGAGAAGCCTACGCTGGGTCAAGAGCAGAAAGATGGGATAAGGAGGAAAGGTAGAAGGCAGAAGAAGGCAGGCAGCTTCTTTGATGCGATCTTATTTGCTGTGGGTTTAGGTTTCGCTGGTGCTGGGTTTCTTCTTGGCTGGACTCTTGGGTGGCTGCTGCCAAAGTTGTAA
- the LOC133898326 gene encoding uncharacterized protein LOC133898326 isoform X1: MAAAEARAAWQRAANRCLVQEDRKRAPKLACCPSSSSEQHGTNNGNCRNSEYRPISNFMPLSWNPMNSNLPPDIRWWLQLQPNFGVQKDLASGHLCCLGRDIDEKEVEDSAAKPKHEELLLCEAVDTSAEKSGDVFEPSWVVSTAFMKYSSETGSEQLKTVGDYSQVSKCRGTVSNCLYEDKEFPDFKSFDPPPLKNPQNSNFDMDAPWKEGEKTRPWWQIADENELASLVAERATQRIENCDLPRPAHAVPVHWTESRTQENIGDYGGPSSPNVSWEQHDRYDTYSDSQDFCSSSNTGSESKQTFQNASERGQILEALRHSQTRAREAEMAAKKANYDKDDVVNLLLRQASHLFAFNQWLKILQLENIGLQLKHKEHQIATMIPELPWLTLKEKPTLGQEQKDGIRRKGRRQKKAGSFFDAILFAVGLGFAGAGFLLGWTLGWLLPKL, encoded by the exons ATGGCTGCTGCTGAAGCAAGGGCTGCTTGGCAACGCGCTGCAAACCGTTGCCTGGTTCAGGAGGATAGAAAGAGAGCCCCAAAACTAGCCTGCTGTCCATCGTCATCATCTGAACAACATGGTACAAACAATGGAAATTGTAGAAATTCTGAATATCGTCCCATCTCCAATTTCATGCCTTTGAGCTGGAATCCCATGAATTCTAATCTGCCACCAGATATCAGATGGTGGCTTCAGTTACAACCGAATTTTGGGGTCCAGAAGGATCTTGCTAGTGGGCATCTATGTTGTTTGGGTAGGGACATAGATGAGAAGGAAGTGGAGGATTCAGCAGCAAAGCCTAAACACGAGGAACTGTTACTTTGTGAAGCAGTTGACACCAGTGCTGAGAAGAGTGGTGATGTTTTTGAGCCTTCGTGGGTGGTTTCGACAGCTTTCATGAAATATTCTTCTGAAACAGGTTCAGAACAGCTGAAGACCGTTGGTGACTATTCTCAAGTGTCCAAGTGCAGAGGAACTGTCAGCAATTGTTTGTATGAGGACAAAGAATTTCCGGATTTCAAAAGTTTTGACCCACCACCTTTGAAGAACCCACAGAATTCTAATTTTGATATGGATGCACCTTGGAAAGAAGGTGAAAAGACTCGACCATGGTGGCAGATTGCTGATGAAAATGAGCTAGCTTCACTGGTTGCAGAAAGAGCAACACAGCGCATTGAGAACTGTGATCTGCCAAGACCTGCCCATGCAGTACCTGTTCACTGGACAGAATCACGTACTCAAGAAAATATAGGTGATTATGGGGGACCATCATCTCCTAATGTTTCTTGGGAACAACATGATAGGTATGATACATATAG TGATTCACAAGATTTTTGTAGCAGTAGCAATACTGGATCGGAAAGCAAACAAACATTCCAGAATGCATCGGAGCGGGGTCAGATTTTGGAGGCACTTCGTCATTCGCAAACCCGTGCCAGGGAAGCTGAGATGGCTGCCAAGAAAGCGAACTATGATAAAGACGATGTCGTCAATCTATTGCTCCGGCAGGCCTCACATCTCTTCGCGTTCAATCAGTGGCTGAAAATATTGCAACTAGAGAATATTGGCCTTCAGCTCAAGCACAAAGAGCATCAGATAGCAACCATGATACCTGAACTTCCATGGCTAACTCTAAAGGAGAAGCCTACGCTGGGTCAAGAGCAGAAAGATGGGATAAGGAGGAAAGGTAGAAGGCAGAAGAAGGCAGGCAGCTTCTTTGATGCGATCTTATTTGCTGTGGGTTTAGGTTTCGCTGGTGCTGGGTTTCTTCTTGGCTGGACTCTTGGGTGGCTGCTGCCAAAGTTGTAA
- the LOC133898325 gene encoding protein HOTHEAD-like isoform X3, translating to MIVHWPKIAPWQVALRDGLLEAGVSPYNGYTYDHLYGTKIGGTIFDETGYRHTAADLLAAGNPNNLRVLLHATVNKIVFNTKNGKQCSRHRKPRAIGIQFKDENGGYHQAFLSRKRGSEIFVSAGAIGSPQLLLLSGIGPRNELKQHNISVVLRNEHVGKGMSDNPMNSIFIPTKDLPEQSLIETVGITDAGVFIEASSGFSQSPDSIRCHHGIMSAEIGQLSTIPPKQRSLDAVRKYVQNKHNLPKEVFHGGFILEKIDGPLSTGDLVLVDTDINSNPKVTFNYFQHPQDLKRCVYGIKTIEKILKTNHFSNLTANGVGYTMETLLNMSVTANINLIPKHTNDTTSLEQFCRDTLTTIWHYHGGCHVGKVVDQQYRVIGTSGLRVVDGSTLFRSPGTNPQATVLMMGRYMGVKILRERLGRAAGV from the exons ATGATTGTTCATTGGCCCAAAATCGCACCTTGGCAAGTTGCACTCCGGGATGGGCTGCTTGAAGCAGGGGTCTCACCTTACAATGGATATACCTATGACCATCTCTATGGAACCAAGATTGGAGGAACCATCTTTGATGAGACTGGGTACCGGCACACTGCTGCCGACCTCCTTGCTGCTGGAAATCCTAACAATCTTAGGGTGCTGCTTCATGCAACCGTGAACAAAATAGTTTTCAACACGAAAAATGGCAAACAGTGTTCAC GGCATAGGAAGCCAAGGGCTATTGGAATTCAATTCAAGGATGAGAATGGCGGGTACCACCAAGCTTTCCTCAGCCGAAAGAGAGGCAGTGAGATCTTTGTCTCTGCCGGTGCAATTGGCAGCCCCCAGCTATTATTGCTCAGTGGAATCGGGCCAAGGAATGAACTTAAGCAGCACAACATTTCTGTAGTCCTCCGCAACGAACATGTGGGTAAAGGAATGTCAGATAATCCGATGAACTCCATCTTTATACCTACCAAGGATCTGCCGGAGCAATCTCTGATCGAGACTGTTGGAATAACCGATGCCGGTGTGTTTATTGAAGCCAGCAGTGGTTTCAGCCAGTCACCAGATAGCATCCGTTGCCACCACGGAATCATGTCCGCTGAG ATTGGGCAGCTGTCAACAATTCCACCAAAGCAAAGAAGCTTAGATGCTGTCCGGAAGTATGTCCAGAACAAACATAACCTGCCCAAAGAAGTATTCCACGGAGGTTTCATTCTCGAGAAGATTGATGGCCCACTGTCTACTGGCGATCTAGTACTTGTGGACACTGATATTAACAGCAACCCCAAGGTCACCTTCAACTACTTCCAACATCCGCAAGATCTCAAGCGGTGTGTCTATGGGATCAAGACAATCGAGAAAATACTGAAGACAAACCATTTCTCTAACCTTACTGCCAACGGTGTTGGGTATACAATGGAAACGCTGCTCAATATGAGTGTCACAGCTAACATAAACTTGATACCGAAGCACACGAATGACACCACATCCTTGGAGCAGTTTTGCAGGGACACTTTAACAACCATCTGGCATTACCATGGTGGATGCCATGTGGGCAAGGTGGTCGATCAACAGTACCGCGTGATTGGCACCTCAGGCCTCCGTGTGGTTGACGGGTCTACCTTATTTAGGTCACCAGGAACAAATCCACAAGCCACAGTCTTGATGATGGGCAG ATACATGGGGGTGAAGATTCTAAGGGAAAGATTAGGACGAGCAGCTGGAGTATAA